The following coding sequences lie in one Colius striatus isolate bColStr4 chromosome 14, bColStr4.1.hap1, whole genome shotgun sequence genomic window:
- the TDRD12 gene encoding putative ATP-dependent RNA helicase TDRD12 isoform X3 — MEVLLLEVESPGCFWVTMKGCEPYTVDEIEYKKLNAEMNQFYDTPYKDVDEVKPVMVKEGQICVVFSGELKCWCRAVIKSIICCTGHYQTKCFLVDYAKYIFVKSDNIRVALEAFMRIPYRAKKCRLYRTKPVTLHVNFCGSTAKIVPAKRWDNAATQYFQNLLKATTQMTAKVCAVEDNTFDVFLYVTIKGEKVCVNDDLVLNSFAHFEQAEENTVSSADYQETQTSLNLDSLPMKVVNPALDLRTVLFQQKVSTNPETDLAVSGSVLEKTCQSSNIDVNETTTSIVKTIPGLSFKENTAVHTDRLQQCLNSDPLKTHRTENEQQSFQNLEERNFVFLSKNIKPSSILETAPLFEDLKRELTRKKFLGPNFSESYCWPPIAQGCDVVAISYQGNNPFLYIPPILTLLQSSSCYKASRNKSGPLALILCPGWKKAQLVFELLKTYQRCSRQLHPMLLILGQKKEEAKSVKIRGCEVIVTTPYSLLRLFERHMLFCNLCHLVLDEVEVLFSDAPEQVFTILDCYKKPIIAEEWKYSQQIIAVGTHWSKHIAHLIQEFMNDPYIVITAIEEASIYGNVQQVVQLCTDSERTAALLKILDFTHSNLQKVLIFTNSVNEAEMVHQTLKSNSIFALKIHEENEFNLKYILEQWKNKYSSGTHVVLVLTDECMQSLEITDATCVIHFSFPSPRIFAHRLHSMSDNFCNVIKDSSVDQEYTRPQSVILLTENNEWDALGILRYLQHAEAEIPPELHDLTAKMLKDEEYQKLSRPLCTHLKTFGTCRNRTVCPDRHQVNLQIDVPQHIPDTMTQTPGYVMILPLHIVNATNYFGRIVDQQKDQYAILAEEINRYFKEPGNKIAVKNVEKLAFYGLCEKTVVHRIQVLDISPKEKENMFYSVEIKYIDEGRTCQVQSYQLLHLPPKFQCLPPQAVEFVVCRVKPIDNELEWNPKVTNSIHQKVKGKLHKAKVVLTLGNTAWIDPMVRVTRLPDLKMSVNEYDVRSEILSTGLGTDNPEHITQLQKLCSHMNIVDRAENLEPLSIKEDITGAENVSNPKEVLIQENSTENCDSSKITSGNYPCVMAEASGWRGQARGGPNSELGEVSGTVYDGVAQTKGTEESTLQQRKCACSEEKLYLADMELHQYILAEKSACMIKDKEAVIVLTKEKKGEWHKLLKNEKLRVSLDFEHWEDFEDNSLFPVGTKKLYSTAVATEELLDFSEDSGAESDESFGDR; from the exons atgGAAGTCTTGTTATTAGAG GTTGAAAGTCCGGGTTGTTTTTGGGTTACTATGAAAGGATGTGAGCCTTACACAGTCGatgaaatagaatataaaaaACTGAATGCTGAAATGAATCAGTTCTATGACACACCTTACAAAGATGTGGATGAAGTAAAACCAGTAATGGTAAAAGAAGGACAG attTGTGTGGTTTTCAGTGGAGAACTCAAGTGCTGGTGTAGAGCAGTTATTAAGTCAATCATATGCTGTACAGGTCATTAtcaaacaaaatgtttccttgTGGATTAtgccaaatatatttttgttaaatcAGATAA CATTCGGGTGGCACTGGAAGCATTCATGCGGATCCCCTATAGAGCAAAAAAATGTAGACTGTATCGCACAAAGCCAGTGACACTGCATGTCAACTTTTGTGGAAGTACTGCAAAAATAGT ACCAGCTAAAAGATGGGATAATGCTGCTACTCAGTATTTTCAAAACCTTCTCAAAG CAACAACCCAGatgacagccaaagtatgtgctgtagaagataacacatttgatgttttcctttatgtaacaataaaaggtgaaaag gtatgcgttaatgatgatcttGTCTTAaacagctttgctcattttgagcaagctgaagagaatacagtgagttcagcagattatcaggagacccagacatcattaaatcttgattctcttccaatgaaagttgttaatcctgcacttgatttgaggacagtgctgttccagcagaaggtatcaacaaaTCCTGAAACAG atcttgctgtatctggttctgttcttgaaaagacatgccAAAGCTCAAACATAGATGTTAATGAAACTActacatct attgtcaaaacaattcCAGGATTGTCCTTCAAGGAAAAtacagcagttcacacagacag gcttcagcagtgcttaaattctgatcctttgaagacacatagaactgaaaatgagcaacag agttttcaaaatcttgaagaaagaaactttgtctttcttagCAAGAATATTAAGCCatcatcaattctggaaacagcaccacttttTGAAGATCTgaaaagg gaacttactcgGAAAAAATTTTTAGGCCCTAACTTctctgaatcttactgttggccaccaatagctcaaggatgtgatgtagttgccatctcatatcagggaaataatcctttcttgtatattccaccaattcttacacttttgcagtcgagcagttgctacaaagcctCAAGAAACAAGAGTGGA ccactagcacttatcttgtgtcctggatggaagaaggcacaacttgtttttgagctactgaaaacataccagagatgctccagacagcttcatccaatgttgttaatacttgggcagaaaaaagaagaagctaaaagtgtgaaaatccgaggat GTGAAGTAATAGTGACTACACCATATAGCCTCTTGAGACTGTTTGAACGTCACATGCTGTTTTgcaatctttgccatcttgttcttgatgaggttgaggtgctgttctctgatgctcccgaacag gttTTTACTATATtagattgttacaagaaacccattattgctgaagaatggaagtattcacagcaaattattgctgttggaactcattggaGTAAACATATAGCACACTTGATACAGGAGTTCATGAACGATCCTTACATTGTGAtaacagccattgaagaagcttccatctatggaaatgtgcaacag GTTGTACAGCTTTGTACggacagtgaaagaactgctgcgttactcaaaatactggattttacccacagtaatcttcagaaggtgctgataTTCACTAATTCAGtaaatgaggcagaaatggttcaccAG ACACTGAAGAGTAACTCAATATTTGCCTTGAAAATACATGAAGAGAAtgaatttaatttgaaatatatCTTAGAGCAGTGGAAAAACAAGTATAGTTCTGGCACACATGTTGTGTTAG ttttaacagatgaatgcatgcagtctttggaaattacagatgccacttgtgtgatacatttcagttttccttctccaagaatctttgctcatcgtctACACAGCATgtctgacaacttctgtaatgtgataaag gattcttctgtagatcaAGAGTACACAAGGCCCCAGTCAGTCAttcttttaacagaaaacaatgagtgggatgcacttgggatcctccgctatttgcagcatgCAGAAGCTGAAATTCCACCAGAACTGCATGATTTGACTGCCAAgatgctaaaagatgaagaataccagaaattgtcaaggccactgtgtacccatcttaaaacatttgggacttgcag aaatagAACAGTGTGTCcggatcgtcatcaagttaatttacaaatagatgtgccccagcatatcccagatacaatgacacaaacacctggatatgtgatg attctgcctctccacattgtaaatgcaacaaactacttcgGTCGaatagtagatcagcagaaggaccaatatgCAATTCTTGCCGAAGAAATTAAtaggtattttaaggaacctggtaataagattgctgttaaaaatgtggagaagctagCATTTTATGGTTTATGTGAGAagacagttgttcacag gattcaggtgctagatatttccccaaaagagaaggaaaatatgttctatagtgttgaaattaaatatatagatgaaggcagaacgtgtcaagtccaaagttaccagctgcttcacttaCCTCcaaagtttcagtgtctgccacctcaggctgtgGAATTTGTAGTTTGTAGAGTAAAACCCATTGATAATGAActtgagtggaacccaaag gtaactaattctattcatcaaaaagttaaaggaaaactacacaaagcgaaagtagtacttaCCTTGGGAAACACAGCTTGGATTGACCCGATG gtccgggttaccaggcttccagattTGAAGATGTCTGTCAATGAATATGACGTTCGATCTGAGATTTTGTCTACAGGACTGGGAACTGACAATCCAGAACATataacacaacttcagaagttgtgcagccacatgaacatagtGGATCGTGCAGAAAACTTGGAGCcttt AAGCATAAAGGAAGATATAACTGGTGCAGAGAATGTGTCCAATCCCAAGGAAGTGTTAATACAAGAAAATTCTACTGAGAACTGTGATTCTTCTAAAATTACTTCTGGGAATTATCCATGTG tgatggcagaagCGTCAGGTTGGCGtggccaggccagaggtgggcccaactcagagctgggggaagtttCAGGAACTGTATATG ATGGTGTGGCTCAAACTAAGGGCACAGAAGAGTCTACCCTGCAACAACGTAAATG